Proteins encoded in a region of the Streptomyces akebiae genome:
- a CDS encoding MFS transporter: MPRTVSGTPTGTASPSPPATVGPPHRHRWWILAVIGLAQLMVVLDATIVNIALPSAQQDLGFSDGDRQWIVTAYALAFGSLLLLGGRAADLFGRKLTFLVGLVGFAGASAVGGAAGSFEMLVASRAGQGVFGALLAPAALSLLTTTFTDPRERGKAFGVYGAIAGAGGAVGLLLGGVLTEHLDWRWTLYVNLFFAAAAFVGGVILLGRGSRDKAARIDVPGAVLVSAGLFCLVYGFSNAESHDWGSPATWGFLLAGAVLLAAFTVWQTRSPHPLLPLRVLLDRNRGASFVSVLIIGAGMFGVFLFLTYYLQQSLGYTPIETGLAFLPMIAGLMLTSTLASTVLVPRLGPKPVVPLGMGMAAAAMAWLTTLDLTSSYTTDILPPLVLAGLGFGLIMAPAMSLATEGVATEDAGVASAAVNTMQQVGGSLGTALLNTLSTSAAADYLDGRNPKDPAVVAQAGLEAYSTAYWWSAVFFVAGVVVSFLLYRRGAPVHDPVAAPVVHM, translated from the coding sequence ATGCCTCGAACCGTCTCCGGCACACCGACCGGCACGGCCAGCCCCTCGCCCCCGGCGACCGTCGGCCCACCGCACCGTCACCGCTGGTGGATCCTCGCCGTCATCGGCCTGGCCCAGCTGATGGTGGTGCTGGACGCCACGATCGTGAACATCGCGCTGCCGTCCGCCCAGCAGGACCTGGGCTTCTCGGACGGCGACCGCCAGTGGATCGTCACCGCCTACGCCCTCGCCTTCGGCAGCCTGCTGCTGCTCGGCGGCCGCGCGGCCGACCTCTTCGGTCGCAAGCTGACCTTCCTGGTGGGGCTGGTGGGCTTCGCCGGTGCCTCCGCCGTCGGCGGCGCGGCCGGCAGCTTCGAGATGCTCGTCGCCTCCCGGGCGGGCCAGGGCGTCTTCGGGGCGCTGCTCGCTCCGGCCGCCCTGTCGCTGCTGACCACGACGTTCACCGACCCCAGGGAGCGCGGCAAGGCCTTCGGCGTCTACGGGGCGATCGCGGGCGCCGGCGGTGCCGTCGGCCTGTTGCTCGGCGGCGTCCTGACCGAGCACCTCGACTGGCGCTGGACCCTGTACGTCAACCTCTTCTTCGCCGCCGCGGCCTTCGTCGGCGGGGTGATCCTGCTCGGCCGCGGCAGCCGCGACAAGGCCGCCAGGATCGACGTACCGGGCGCGGTCCTGGTCTCGGCCGGACTGTTCTGCCTGGTCTACGGCTTCTCCAACGCCGAGAGCCACGACTGGGGCTCACCGGCCACCTGGGGCTTCCTCCTCGCCGGGGCGGTTCTGCTCGCCGCGTTCACGGTGTGGCAGACCCGCTCGCCGCATCCGCTGCTGCCCCTGCGCGTCCTGCTCGACCGGAACCGGGGCGCGTCGTTCGTCTCCGTGCTGATCATCGGCGCGGGCATGTTCGGTGTCTTCCTCTTCCTCACCTACTACCTGCAGCAGAGCCTCGGCTACACGCCCATCGAGACCGGCCTGGCCTTCCTGCCCATGATCGCCGGACTGATGCTGACCTCGACGCTCGCGTCCACGGTGCTCGTCCCGCGCCTCGGCCCCAAACCGGTGGTCCCGCTGGGCATGGGCATGGCCGCCGCCGCGATGGCCTGGCTGACCACCCTCGACCTGACCAGCTCCTACACCACCGACATCCTGCCGCCGCTGGTCCTCGCCGGACTCGGCTTCGGGCTGATCATGGCCCCCGCGATGAGTCTGGCCACCGAAGGGGTCGCCACCGAGGACGCCGGCGTCGCCTCCGCCGCCGTCAACACCATGCAGCAGGTCGGCGGCTCCCTCGGCACCGCCCTGCTCAACACGCTCTCCACCAGCGCCGCCGCGGACTATCTGGACGGCCGGAACCCCAAGGACCCCGCCGTCGTCGCCCAGGCGGGACTGGAGGCCTACTCGACCGCGTACTGGTGGTCCGCCGTCTTCTTCGTGGCCGGTGTGGTCGTCAGCTTCCTGCTCTACCGGCGCGGCGCCCCCGTCCACGACCCCGTCGCCGCCCCCGTGGTCCACATGTGA
- a CDS encoding SpoIIE family protein phosphatase, with product MDSTADGLVARVARELVPRADELTADVERCLRREMPELWAHPDAMTVDNVAEHVVAGLSALLHGVEPGGIEAPSAGLERVRRVARHGVPVSTVLRAFRLGQGIILDHLLAEMPRCTDDAALISEAARSLIASAAGYLDRTSEQGVVAYEEERDRRLRWRLSMVNESSVRIGTTLDIARTTQELADFATEHFADLVTVDLLDSALDAHGTPPDGPPASPLLHRVAQRSVAHPGPAATPTPRPPHTFAPGSPPSRALATGQPTRHRVDGGHGGPYEAAEPAGGGCAGEGGWGETGARAEGKGGAGAGNGRRPGDDDRAGAVGGGAGGEGGCGGRPAAVDGSSGARRPVHSTLVVPLRARGTTLGVAQFCRDRNPDAFDDEDLLLAQEIAARAAIAVDNARRYTHARATALTLQRSLLPRSAPRQSAVDVALRYLPADAQGGVGGDWYDVIPLSGARVALVVGDVVGHGIHAAATMGRLRTAVRTLADIDLPPDELLTHLDDVVLRLAAEVEENGADQEPGTAAVAGAGAADAVEGDGDIGATCLYAVYDPVSRRCTLARAGHVLPAVVGRDGTVEILELPPGPPLGLGGLPFEAAEFELPEGSLLALYTDGLIEARDHDIGAGLARLRGALARPAPSLEATCDAVLEALLPARPPDDVALLLARTHALGAGQVATWDLEAEPAAVGRVRAHVTRQLEDWGLGELEFTAELVVSELVTNAIRYGRPPVRLRLIRDRTLICEVSDSGGTTPHLRRARSYDEGGRGLLLVAQLAEHWGTRRARQGKTVWAELSDSAELTFPEPAAL from the coding sequence GTGGACTCCACGGCTGACGGTCTCGTGGCCCGTGTCGCGCGTGAGCTCGTCCCCAGAGCGGACGAGCTGACCGCCGATGTGGAGCGATGCCTGCGCCGCGAGATGCCCGAACTATGGGCGCACCCCGACGCCATGACCGTGGACAACGTCGCCGAGCACGTCGTCGCGGGACTGTCCGCGCTGCTGCACGGCGTCGAACCGGGTGGCATCGAGGCACCGTCCGCCGGCCTGGAGCGGGTACGCCGGGTCGCCCGGCACGGGGTCCCCGTGAGCACGGTGCTGCGGGCCTTCCGGCTCGGCCAGGGCATCATCCTCGACCACCTGCTGGCGGAGATGCCCCGGTGCACCGACGACGCCGCCCTGATCAGCGAGGCCGCGCGCAGCCTGATCGCGTCGGCGGCCGGATACCTGGACCGGACCTCCGAGCAGGGCGTCGTGGCCTACGAGGAGGAGCGGGACCGGCGACTGCGCTGGCGGCTGTCCATGGTGAACGAGTCGAGCGTCCGCATCGGCACCACGCTGGACATCGCCCGCACCACGCAGGAACTGGCCGACTTCGCCACCGAGCACTTCGCCGATCTCGTGACCGTCGACCTGCTCGACTCCGCGCTCGACGCCCACGGCACTCCGCCGGACGGCCCGCCCGCGTCACCCCTGCTCCACCGGGTCGCCCAGCGCTCGGTCGCCCACCCGGGCCCGGCGGCCACGCCCACCCCTCGACCGCCCCACACCTTCGCGCCCGGCTCCCCGCCGTCCCGCGCCCTGGCCACGGGCCAGCCGACCAGGCACCGCGTCGACGGCGGCCACGGGGGGCCGTACGAGGCCGCCGAGCCCGCGGGCGGGGGGTGCGCCGGGGAAGGAGGCTGGGGCGAAACCGGGGCCCGGGCGGAGGGGAAGGGCGGCGCGGGCGCCGGGAACGGCAGGCGGCCCGGCGACGACGATCGCGCGGGTGCCGTGGGCGGGGGTGCGGGCGGCGAGGGCGGCTGCGGGGGCCGGCCCGCGGCCGTGGACGGCAGCTCCGGCGCTCGGCGCCCGGTGCACTCCACGCTGGTCGTGCCGTTGCGGGCGCGGGGGACCACGCTCGGTGTCGCGCAGTTCTGCCGGGACCGCAATCCCGACGCGTTCGACGACGAGGATCTGCTGCTCGCGCAGGAGATCGCGGCGAGGGCGGCGATCGCCGTCGACAACGCCCGTCGCTACACACACGCCCGCGCCACCGCCCTCACCCTGCAACGCAGCCTGCTCCCGCGCAGCGCGCCGAGGCAGTCCGCCGTCGACGTCGCCCTGCGCTACCTCCCCGCCGACGCCCAGGGCGGCGTGGGCGGTGACTGGTACGACGTCATCCCCCTCTCCGGGGCCAGGGTCGCCCTCGTGGTGGGGGACGTCGTGGGGCACGGCATCCACGCCGCCGCCACCATGGGGCGCCTGAGGACCGCCGTGCGCACCCTGGCCGACATCGATCTGCCGCCCGACGAACTCCTCACCCACCTGGACGACGTCGTGCTCCGCCTCGCCGCCGAGGTGGAGGAGAACGGCGCGGACCAGGAGCCCGGGACCGCCGCGGTCGCCGGGGCCGGCGCGGCCGACGCCGTCGAAGGAGACGGGGACATCGGGGCCACCTGCCTCTACGCCGTGTACGACCCCGTGTCGCGCCGCTGCACCCTCGCTCGTGCGGGGCATGTGCTGCCCGCCGTGGTCGGCCGGGACGGCACCGTCGAGATCCTGGAGCTGCCGCCGGGCCCGCCGCTCGGCCTGGGCGGGCTCCCGTTCGAGGCGGCGGAGTTCGAACTGCCCGAGGGCAGTCTGCTCGCGCTCTACACCGACGGTCTGATCGAGGCACGGGACCACGACATCGGCGCGGGCCTGGCTCGGCTCCGCGGCGCCCTCGCCCGGCCGGCCCCCTCCTTGGAGGCCACCTGCGACGCCGTACTCGAAGCGTTGCTTCCGGCCAGGCCCCCCGACGACGTCGCCCTGCTGCTGGCCCGGACCCACGCCCTCGGTGCGGGACAGGTCGCCACCTGGGACCTGGAGGCCGAACCCGCCGCCGTCGGGCGGGTCAGGGCGCACGTCACCCGGCAGCTGGAGGACTGGGGCCTGGGGGAGCTGGAGTTCACCGCCGAGCTGGTGGTCAGCGAACTCGTCACCAACGCCATCCGCTACGGCCGGCCCCCCGTCCGGCTGCGGCTCATCCGCGACCGCACCCTCATCTGCGAGGTCTCCGACTCCGGGGGCACCACGCCGCATCTGCGCCGCGCCCGGAGCTACGACGAGGGCGGCCGGGGCCTCCTCCTGGTCGCCCAGCTCGCCGAGCACTGGGGCACCCGCCGCGCCCGCCAGGGCAAGACGGTCTGGGCCGAACTGAGCGACTCCGCCGAGCTCACCTTCCCCGAGCCGGCCGCTCTCTAG